In Phoenix dactylifera cultivar Barhee BC4 chromosome 11, palm_55x_up_171113_PBpolish2nd_filt_p, whole genome shotgun sequence, the following are encoded in one genomic region:
- the LOC103718835 gene encoding uncharacterized protein LOC103718835: MEISMKPPSVASPCSDRRILPPFRIKEGLPTSRFLAFPANSPFSRCNSTRLRIKLGSINDLQRCRSKLESLFCYDKSIPEEVIEEPVGVSLSKKEIGNNPPCMDCQAKGAVLCATCSGSGLYIDSILESQGIIVKVRCLGCGGTGNIMCSRCGGRGHGRID; this comes from the exons atggagattTCGATGAAACCCCCTTCCGTCGCCTCACCGTGCTCTGATCGACGGATTCTTCCTCCGTTTCGGATCAAAGAGGGTCTGCCCACCTCCAGATTTCTCGCTTTTCCTGCCAATTCTCCGTTTTCTCGATGTAATTCGACACGGCTTCGG ATTAAATTAGGTTCAATAAATGACTTGCAAAGATGCAGAAGCAAACTTGAATCTTTATTCTGTTATGACAAGTCCATCCCGGAGGAAGTCATTGAGGAACCGGTTGGTGTATCTTTGAGTAAAAAGGAAATAGGGAACAACCCACCTTGCATGGATTGTCAAGCTAAAGGTGCTGTCCTCTGTGCTACTTGCTCAGGTTCGGGTTTGTACATTGACTCAATACTGGAGAGTCAGGGAATCATTGTGAAAGTTAGGTGCCTAG GTTGTGGAGGCACTGGAAACATCATGTGTTCAAGATGTGGAGGGCGAGGTCATGGAAGAATAGATTAA